The Setaria viridis chromosome 2, Setaria_viridis_v4.0, whole genome shotgun sequence DNA window TCAGTAAGACAATTTCAGTCAAATGGCAATATGCTGCATCAGACAATAGCATTGCTTTAATAGGTAAAATTCATACATCGGTGAAAATTGATAGGTAAAGAAAAACACACCTCATGATCAGAAGATTTGCCACAAATACATAGTGCATATACAGATGAGCATGTTATCCGACCAAATAAGTACACAAAGGAGCAGCACATCAACAACATTGCAGAAATCAACCAGAAATTTCAAAATTAACTCAACAGATAACCTAATCAACTAGCAACACTATGATTGCTGAAACTTGCAAAGCAATGAAACCGAAAGCTGAACTAATCACATGAACCTTCCCAATTCTAACATTGGATTATACATCTTCCTCTCTGGAATTTTAGATGCCATCTGTGCAACCTTTTAATTGTAACATCTTCCTCTCTGGAATTCTAACATCATTCTAACATTGGATTATACATCTTCCTCTTTGGAATTCTAACATCATTGCTGAAATCGTAGCTTCTCTAATAGATACAGATAATGATTCAAGAGATCCAAGCACTGAAAAGTAATGCATGTCAAACTCTTACTCATCAACTCCATAAACAACCAAATCAACATTCACAACTTACTAAAAGTATTTCTGTACATGCAGGAAGGCATGTTGAAAGCTGCTAACGAAGTTCTCCGGGAGAAGGTAGCGATTATCAGTTCACTCTGAGCTATAAACTTTAATCAAACTACACTATCTCTCCCATGATAAGCCGACAGGCAATGTTTAATCTGGATTACCCCAGAGAATTGAAATGAATAGAAATGAATAGCTTATGATTCATACCATTCCCAAATGAGTTGCCTTGGCCGCTTGTTCGAAGGCAGCAGAGGGGTCACTGGATACGGAATTGAAATCGTCGTCGGCAAGGGCTGCCATCGGAGGACCACCGGGCAGGTTGAGGTTGTCGACACTGCACCTCTGCAAATTTGTGTCGCCGTCGGTCCATTGAGGCATGTGGTCGCCGCCGGGCCATTGAGGGTGCTGGCCGCTGACGACCACCATGCGCTGTTGAAGCATCCCTCCTCCACGCCTTACTTGGCCCTGCTGGACAGGAGCGGTTGGCCGTGGTGCCTGCATCTGCGTAGGTAACAAAAGGAATTGAAATCTGGACAACTTCAGCTACCGAatcaggggaggaagaaagagggaCTGAGGAAGAGGTACCTCTGTTGGGGAGGGcagccgccgggagaggaggggcgcgCCGGCACTGGGAGAGGAGGTCCGCTACTGGCTggagatggccgccgccgccggaaccaaCGCCAGGAGAGGAGCACACAAAAAAAACGAGAGcgggaagagggcgcgggaacGGAGCTCGGGCGATTGGGGGAAGATCGCGCGTCGCGAAAATATGCGGGGCGatcgttttttctctttttttccctaaagaaagtattgggggtaagattagcaccCTCTTATAGTTGCTCCTACCCATTCAGCATCCTTCTACTGTTGTCTATGCTCTCTCCTCATGCCCGAATCAAATTAGGTACCGAGGTTGGCTGCTGCTGTTACCCATTCAGCATCCATTCTGGGCCTTTAGCCTGGAGTACAATGATTCAGTCATGACGACTTGACGAGAGAGCATAGACAGACATGCCCAGAATGGGCCCATCCTGCCTAAAGGATTGGCTGCAGAGAGAGCGTCGTTGGACGTACGTTTTGGACGTACGTTGCCTTCTTACTCTTCACGTGGCTTGAAAACAGACCAGTCCACTCCACTGCCCACGCCACAGAAAACGCACGAGGTTTAAACCTACCTATACGCTCTTAGTACGCTGGTCTTGGTTGACTAGAGGGGTTAACTCGTTACGCGGTCTCATCCTTTTCCACTCCAAaatcttcctcttccttccaCGTGATTTGAAACAAAACATAGCTAGTCCATGGCAAAGCTGCACGGGCTGTCTGAAGTCCACGCCGCTGCGCAGGCCCATGGGAGCGGACCGAGGGAGGAGATGTGAGTGAGGGTCAGGTTGAGATCGAGTTCAAAGGATGTGGCGATCACTGAGCACGTGAACAGTGACCAGCGACCGGCGGCGACGAAGATGACTAGTCATGGTGAGTGGCGATTTGCAAGTAGGCAGCCGCGGGAGCCGAGCAAGAGCCCATGATTCTTGGGGCATGAGTTGACTAGCTGGCTAGCTGCGCTGTCACTTCCTCTAGTCTACAGGGGCGCACGTGCGGAGCTGCCGTGCATCGGTTGGTCAGTCCGTTCCAATTCCAACAGATTGGATGGCGACTGATGAGAGGGGGGAGTGTGCAAATAGTGAACCCTTTCGTAGTGTTTCAACGTGTTCAATTTGTTTTTACAAGGAAttcacatgagatgtgcaagaAAGTGAGGGGAGCGGTTATCCTTACCCAAAGAAAGTGTCCGATATAGGGGGAGATAGGGGAAAGGGGAAAATcaatctgttggagttgctctaatcaCAAGCAGTTCAAGTAACTCACAGCACATTTGTAGTAGCTATTGAAACCATCCTCTGTTATAAGCTAAGTTCACCATGAACAATATACAAATGTAGGGCAAAAATTGGTCCATGTAAAGGAAATGGTTGCCATGAGAAACAACAGCAGGTCAGCAGCGATAACATAAAACATGCTCAACGCAGGACTCCATCAGAGACTATTCCATCCCGCTTCAGTCATGACAGCTTATGATGGCAATATATAAAACGAGCAAAAGATATACCATATACAAGGGCATGCCATATGTAGGAGGATCATATGTCAAAATCAACAGCACTCAAGTACTGGTAATGTAGACATCAACTACGGCGATCGATTGAGATATGATCGCATATGCATTCATACATGTGGTCACTATGAGAAGCATACTATTCAACTTGTTCAACAAGATGTTTAGACTTTGGAGACTACTCTGCTCCCTTCAGTCAAGAAAGGAAACAGCGCATGCAAGCAAATGTTATGCACAACAGCAGGGGAACCCACCATACATGATTATACTAGTAGAGTAGACGTGAGTACAAGCTACCATGACCAATAAAAGCATGGCTGTATCATATATGCATTTATTCATATGGTGACACGCGAAGATGACAAAAATAAGATCAAACATTCAAACACAAGCTGACGTAGATAGACATACTCCGTAAGTAGGAACATTCATTCATTTGTTCACATGAGAAGCAGAAATTTAGCCTGTTCAACAAAATATCGGGACTACATAGGGCCAGAGAATAGTTTGCCTCCAGTCAAGAAAGCTTACCAAGCTTATAGTGACGGACTAGCATGTACAGGTGAATGATGTACATGATCATACGACAAAAATCTACCAAACATGATTACTAGCAGAGCAGATGCAGGAAGAAGCAACCATAACTAAAACATGTGCATCCATTCATTTGGTCACATGAGAAGCTGGTATTTGGTGTTCATATGAGGGGTCATTGCCTGGAGCCAAATGAAGTGCACGGCTTATGCAGAGCACATATGTGTACTTCAGGATCAAGATATCATAAATAGAATCCTCATACAACCTCAATCAGTGCAATAATAAAGTTCAAAACATTTTGCTGCATAAATTTTATTAGATAGAGCATGTACTATGCACAGCCATTAGATGCTTACATTCTCAAAGAAAACATAAGAGGAAAAAGATATGCATGTAAGCATTTTTTTTCCCGTTCGATCAGCATCGATCATCAATTGGACATTGCTGGGGTGTGCATAAATGTTGATGCATAAATAGCTTATTCTATCAATTTTGTACCATTGCAATTGTCACTTGGTTTACCAAAACTTCCAAATATTGCAGTGATGGTTTACCAGGAAAGAACAACACAAATGATTCTAGCATGGGGCATTGCTGGGGCGTGCCCTATAAGTGGAAGACATCAGATTCTTCCATATGTGATGGTggcaaaaatacaaaaaatgGTTTCAGCCAGCCATGCAGAGATGTTGAAACACAACAATTTCTGTCTTCAGCCCAATTGCAATGCACCACATAGGAGTAAATTCCAAAATTCTATTCATATATAAGAAAATTAATAATTTTGGTCAACCTCAGCTAGAAATCTATGAATGCTATGCAACTGAATAATTTCCAAATAACATTGCTTGGAGCATTTTGATGGTGTCATGCATGCATAAGGCAGAAAGATTGGCTTCAATCACTTTTATAATTTGATATGATATTCATATTTTCAACTAAACAGACTCCTTACACCAAAGATAGAAAGCTACAGCTAGTATACATCACATGATGATTCGGATGTTCCTGAAACCCAGGTTCAATGACCTTACAAAGTTACAAATCAACAAGATCAACAGCAGAGTAAGCATCACCTCAGTTCTGCCTATGGGCGATATAGTAGGCCAAATGCAATAGAGGTGCTGCCTTCTCTTTGTCGAAACCAGCAAGCTGCTCCTTTGCATCAGAAAGCAACTTTTCTGCAAACTCCCTTGACTTGTCTAACCCCAACAATTTAGGGTATGTCGTCTTGTCACTTGCCAAGTCCTTCCCCGCTGTCTTCCCTAGCTCCTCCGACGACTTGGTCACATCAAGTATATCATCGACCACCTGGAACAGAAGCCCTATTGACCTTGCATACTTCCGCAGCCGCTCAATTTGCTCATCCGTGGCACCGCCGATGATTGCCCCAATGACCACTGAGGCCTCAAGCAATGCAGCGGTCTTGTGGAGATGGATGTACTCGAGGCGTTCAAGGGGCACAATTTCAGATGTGCCGGTCATCTCAAGATCGACGACCTGCAGAGAGCAGACGATCTATTTTCAGCAATTAAGTTATTCAAGTCGCATTCTTTGTTAGAGAGTAGTACTAGTAATTTTGAAGCTCTAATTCAACTGTATGCAGACAAACAGAGAATCTGCATCGTCACTCTTAGGAAGATGCGCCATATAGAGGATGACAGAATTGGCACATTGCCCAATTTTTAATTCCTTTTATTCGATGATGAATAGTGGAAAGTAATAGAATCTGGTAAACGAAGAGAcctggccggcgacgaggccctCCGAGCCGATGCATCGCGCGAGCTCGCCAATGGCGCGGACGACGCGGGCGGGGTGCTTGTCCGGGTCGACGTCCGGCGGGTAGGAGCCAACGCTGGCCATGTGGTGGAAGGCGAGCGAGAGCAGCGCGTCCCCGGCGAGGACCGCGATGGGCTCGCCGTAGACGACGTGGCAGGTGGGCTTGCCGCGGcggaggtcgtcgtcgtccatgcAGGGCAGGTCGTCGTGGACGAGGGACATCGTGTGCACCATCTcgaccgcggccgcgggggccaGCGCCCAGGCCTCCCGGCCGCCAGCGACGCCGCACGCGGCGAGGCACAGCGCGGGCCGAACCCGCTTGCCGCCCGCCAGCAGCGCGTACCGCATCGCCTCGTGCAGCGACACGGGGTCCTCCCCCGCCGGGATGGCCGCGTCCAGCGCGCGGTTGACCGCCTCCGCGCGCGACCCCATGTAGGACTTGAAGTCGAACTCCGTGGTCGCCGAGGCGGCCGCCGTGGCCACGATGGCGGAGAagcggcgccggtggtggtggtggtgcgccgcgacggaggcgggcgagggcgcggcggcggcgcccgggagGAGGGGGGCGAGGCGGACGCGCGAGGCGGCCAGGGGGTGGAAGGCCATGGCCATGGGTGGCGAACGGCTTTGGGCGGCGATGGTATAAGTGCGGGGGGGATGGGGGGCGTCGTGGAGATTGGGGGTGGCCCCGAGATGTTGCGATCTCCTTATCTTAGAGGTGAGGGAAGCTTTGGACGCTGGCCGGGGCCGCGTCAGTGGAAGTGGAGTGGCCGcccgggcggtggtggtgcggtgGAACGGACACCTTTTTTTTGAGAGCACCGTGACACGCTGTTGAGCCTCTGAGGACGCCGTGTTTCACTTTCTATTTATAGAGACGGGGTGCAGGCAATTCGGTCACAAATGATTGTGAAAAACTCCTCAATTCAAGGCACGTTTGGGACTTTTCAAACTTACATAAGAGTCGGCAGGTAAGAATGGTGTTATTGTGGTGGTAATTGAATGGCAGAATCGTCGATGGATCAGGTTGTTAGGATCTTATCACAAAATTTTGTGGAGCTTTTCTGGTTGTGGGAATTTTGTGGATCTTATCAAATATTGAGAAAACTAATTGAGAGGTACGAGATCGTTGTCCCGGAAAAAAACATGAAATGAGATAGGGACTATGATTTTTGTTTTGTCAATTGTCCAGGGAAATGTCTCTATTTTGCTCGTGCACAATGGCACTCTCTCTAGAATTCATCAAATAAATACCAGAACAATGTCATTGTCCTGTCCTAATTGGATTAGGATGTATGGGGCTGTTCTTTAGTGTTTTGTAATGTTTTCAACGGCCACTGGTTTTGGACAGCACATGTTATAGAAATGTGGCTCAAGGCgattattatatttttcctggCTCTTAGAGCTCAAGGTTGTGAAGTGGATGGCCTTGTAGTTTCGTGCGGAAATTTGATGACCTAACAATCTTAACTTAACTTGGACATGTACTTTGCCTACACTCTTCTCAACTTTGCGTGTAACCGATTCCCTACAACATTTCAAACATTGAACCGTAAGTGGTTAATTTGGTTACGAAGTGCTTCAGTTCAGGCGATGTTTGGGATTGTTCAAATTTAGAGGTGGGGGATTGAATGATGTAAAGCTTTGGGTATTTGAATGATAGGATCAGCTCACAAGAACTACTTTGGGAGAACAAAATGAGGTTAGGTTCTTATCAGACATTTTCTTCTTGAATTTTCTTTGTGGGATCTTTCATAGGAAACCTCCCCCTTTTAACTCTTGTTGAGGAAGACAAATGCAAGTATGATGTGGTCTAGGAAAAAATGGCCTGAGACTGGACTTATGGTATGTTCTCTTGCTGCGAGTTGAGGTTATCCGATGCAATGTCTCTAATTTTCTATTCACGAGGTTAGAAAAGTGACTTTTCTTATCCTGTTTAGATTGTCGCGTTCTTGATCAAACTCTTTGCCAACATGCAGATGCGGTCTAAGCGAACAAGTAACTTCTTCAGTCATGCCGTTACTAGGTATTTTGCTGCTTCTTGGTTAAGAAGTTGCATCAAATCCATACCAGCGCCATTTGTCCGTTCCAAAGGCTAACAGCTTGATTTATTTTCTTAAAGATATTTTGTCACTTTGTGTaccaatatttttaaaatttccTGTCTCACCCCAAACATGCCAACAATATTTAGATTTGTCGTACTAAAAGTGGCACTGTTAAATTTTTACTGCAAGTGGTTTTCAGATACAATATTTGCAGTCCTTTACTGGCATTTGATTGAGCGTATATAGCCAGCTTGCTAAGAATATTCTCCAACCAAAGAAGCATTCAACCCATCACCATCTGAAGATATATGGAAGGTTGGAAGTTCATAAGTGTGCACATGATTCCCTGCAACCCGGAAGCCAGAAGCCATCGTGCATGAGTCCCACAGCTCACGAGTCAACTCACAACTTCGAACCCAGGAAGCACACCACCACCCACATGCCAGAGGTGGCACGTACATGTGATTGGCCCGCCTGCCGTCCGCATCCACCAGACAAACACCACGTTTGCCAATCCCGCCACGTGCCACCGGCAAGCCCAATCCCTCGCACTCCCGCCCGCACCATGTGGGGCAGGCAAGCTCGACGAAACTCACGACGCCGGTGCGCGGTTCACGTCGCGAAGGGAATCACACGATTCAAAACTACGGCGGCCAGAACCCGACAGCGAGGGCAAAATAAGAAACGCATCGCCGGCTGGAACCTTAGGATCCTACCACGGAGAAACACCTGTATTCCATTATACGAGTCTTGTCACCATCTTCTATAACAACACGCCATCACGGAATTAACAATGgctccctccacctccccccACCTGACAAATCCCTAGCAAACTGTCATAGTGTTGTTTCATCTACGTCGAAACCGGGGGCAGCCGTCGTCACCTATGGACGAACTCCCCCCAACAATGGCCAAAATTAACACAAGTGTAGCGTCGATAGCTTCGAGGAGTCCTCGAAGATGCAACTTGGATTGAGCGAGCGCGCACAATTacaaaagaacaagaagaatCAGTGAATcttcaccaccgccaccagctAGCTCTTCAACTCGCCTTCCTCCAGGTCGGAGGGGGTCAGGCCGCTCACCCTGGCCTTGAGGGGCACGTCCTCGCCGTCCAGCATGTCGCTCTTGTTCCGGGGGATCGGGGTGGACGCCTTCTTCTCGGCCTCCACGGCCCAGCTGTAGACCACCATGCCCATCACGGCGAGCAGCATCCCGAGGATGTTCTTCACGGTGAGGGCCGAGTCGAACAGGATCCAGCCGAGGATCAGCACACACACGGTCTTCATGTGGCCCAAGACCTGGAACGACGTCGCAGAGAACCGCCCAATGCAGAGGTACTGGCTCATGTTGCAGAAGACGGCCAGGGAGCATGAAAGCAGTATGAAGAACTGCAAAACGATAATAACATGAGCTGTTAGATCATAAAGCGACAGTTAACACAATAACACTTTCCAGGCTACTGGAAGAACTGCATACAGAAAGCAGCTGAACAACTGCATTTATCAGCTGCAACTACAATGTAACTGCTAAAACTTCT harbors:
- the LOC117843841 gene encoding geranylgeranyl pyrophosphate synthase, chloroplastic, which encodes MAMAFHPLAASRVRLAPLLPGAAAAPSPASVAAHHHHHRRRFSAIVATAAASATTEFDFKSYMGSRAEAVNRALDAAIPAGEDPVSLHEAMRYALLAGGKRVRPALCLAACGVAGGREAWALAPAAAVEMVHTMSLVHDDLPCMDDDDLRRGKPTCHVVYGEPIAVLAGDALLSLAFHHMASVGSYPPDVDPDKHPARVVRAIGELARCIGSEGLVAGQVVDLEMTGTSEIVPLERLEYIHLHKTAALLEASVVIGAIIGGATDEQIERLRKYARSIGLLFQVVDDILDVTKSSEELGKTAGKDLASDKTTYPKLLGLDKSREFAEKLLSDAKEQLAGFDKEKAAPLLHLAYYIAHRQN